CAAACCCTCCGGCAACTGTCATCTCTCCTTTTAGGCGCGGGTGAGAGTCATAGTTTTCAAGAGTTACTAATTCGGGCTTGAATGTTTCCAAGCTTTTCACTTCATCGTTTATGACAAGACGAGGGAAAGGTTTTGGCTCCCGAGTTATCTGCTCTTTCACCTGTTCAATATGGTTTTCGTAAATATGAGCATCGCCGAAAGTGTGGACAAATTCTCCGGGTTCATATCCGCATATTTTCGCCACGATCATAGTTAAAGCGGAATAACTTGCGATATTGAATGGGACCCCGAGAAACATATCCGCGCTTCGCTGATAAAGTTGGCAGGACAATTTATTGCCGGCAACGTTAAAATGAAAAAGAATGTGGCAAAGCGGAAAAGAAAGCGCTTCGCCCGGTCGGGCCATGGCGTAAAGATAAGTCGGATTCCAAGCGGAAAGAATGGCGTGCTTGCGTTCCGGATAATTCTTCAGAGTGTTTATAACCCATGCAAGCTGGTCTATTTTCCTTCCATCATCGCTCGCCGTCCATGCCCTCCACTGCTCTCCGTATATGTGAGGTAGCTCGCCGTGTTCTTTGGCAAACTCATCGTCGGTTTTTATCTTATCAACAAATTCTTCAAGAGAAAGAATCGGCAGTTCGCCTTTGTCCGATTTTTTCTTGTAAATTTTGTAAGGATAATCGTTCCATATCGGCACTTTATTATCCACCAAATATTTTATATTTGTCTGCCCCGACATAAACCAGTAAAGCTCGTGAAGGATGCTGTTCCATGGTACTTTTTTGGTTGTCAAAAGAGGAAAACCCTTTGACAAGTCAAACCTGATTTGCCTTCCAAAGACGCTCACAAGCCCTATGCCGGTATTGTGGTCGTGCTTTAAGACACCGTTTTCTAAGATGTCCTTGAGAAGATTTAAATATTGTTGTTCGGGGTGAAGCATGGCGTATAGCGTGAAGCGTGTAGCGTGTAGCGTCAGAGTATTTCTTTTCCGGCGTTACACGTTACAAGTTACACGTTGTATATTATGGCGTTACAAGTTACATGTTTTGCGAATCATTTCTTCTTCCGAGAAGAAATGATTCTCGGCGGGATATATCCAACCCTGTTGTTGCCGTTATACCGCCCCGTCTCGCGATAATTTTGCTCGGTTTGGCTTGAGAGTGGCGAGAATGTGAGCTGGGCGATGGACATGCCGGGGCGAAGTATTATCGGCACATTGTTTAGGTTGCAAAGTTCAAGCGCGACATTTAGGAAGTGTCCGGGGTTTATAAGGGCGGCCGAATTGTGGACCAAAAGACCGATGCGAGCCAGAGACGACTTGCCGTTTACTTCAATAAGATAGTGGTCAGAACCGAAATATTCTTTGGAATAGCCGAGAAGAGAAACGCCCGGATGAAGCACGAAAGCGTCGCCGTCTTTGATATTGACTTCGCGGGTCTTAGGGAAGACCTTGTTAACAGGGTCAATAAAAGTGGTGGTATGCGAGTCGGTAACGATAAATTTGCCCGCCAGAGTAATGTCATAGCTTGCCGGCTGAAGCTTCCCAACGTCAAAAGGCCTAAGCGTAATGTGCTTTTCCTTGACGGCTTTTTTGATGTCGGTATCTGATAAAAACATGGCTTTTATTCTCTAATCAATCCCGAATCTCTGTCCCTAATCTTCTCGAATCCTCATTCGGGTTATTCGGGTTTTAAATTAGAGATTGATTAGTGACTATTCAATAGTAAAAACTTTGTCCGTTCCATAATACTCCGCCCAGTGCTCATTGTAAAACTCAAACATCCGCTCCAACCTGTCCTGTGCGAGTTCTTCGACTCCGATTTCTCCCATAAAATCCCTTATTTCTTTTTCAATCATCTTTACATCATCGCCCTCTTTGCCTGATTTCTCAAATTCAGCCAAATAGCCGTAACCGGCATTTTTATCTATGGTTATCTGCATATTGTGGGTCTTGCTTTCATACTCCTCCCTCTCGCGCGACCACTTGGCTTGATAAGTAAGACCGGCATCCAAAAGGATTTTATCAAGTTCGTCTAATGTTTTAAAAACTTCTTCTTGAAACTCAACCCTGGAAACGCCGTTTGCGCTTGTATCGTCGCCTACGGACGCTTTCATTACAAAGTACACTTTACCGTCCGCATCCCTCGTACGTATGGAAACCTTTTTTCCTTCCTCGCAAATCTTTTTAAGAGCTTCTTTTTTATCTTCGGCGACAAGAGGTCCGATAATTTCGCACACCTTACTCAAGATTTTCCCCCCATTCGCATGAGCGGCATTCGTGGCTGCCGCAATCCCTTGCGCAGCTTGGGATGGCACATTGAAGTAATGATTGAGCTGTTTATGCTCCCCTTTTTTTGTGAGGGACTTATCCTTTTCGGCAAGCTTTTTTTTGGCCTCTTCGGCTCTTTCTTTGGAACCGAGAAGGGATTTTATTTCTATTTCATACATAACACGACACGAATAAAATACATGAGTATTATAAGCTGATTTGAGGGTTGTGGAAAGACTGGCACGACACGAATAAAATTGAAGAAGGGACGGGCTGGATTGCCACACTGCGTTCGCAATGACGGAGAGAGCGACAAAAGCAAAAGAGTGGATTGGCTGGTTTCCAACGCGCCACCCGTATGGCGTGTTGAAATGGCTGTATAGAGCGGTATAAATGGATAATAAAACCCGCCTTTCGCGAAGCACGCGAAAGGCGGGTTGGAAACTAACTGTACAGACGGAGCAACTATCCCCTCTTTTCTTCAAGGACAATTGCCTCGCGGAAGCCGCAGTGGGCACACTCGTTGTCGTCATCGTAACGGCCGAAGAACACCCAGCTATCGCCCGCATGCCAGGAGCCGCACGCGACGCGACCGCCAACCGGAAAAGTGTTTTCCGGAAACACCGTCGCGGTCACTCCGGGGTCCAGAAACTGCTTTTCTACTTCATATAGCAGTCCCTGACCTATGCCGTATCCGCGCAGGTGAAGCGGACGCGTTTGACGACCGCTGAACCAGTGCCGCGCGTACTTCGGCGGAAGTCCCATCGTTGCCGGTGTTGGCGTCGGCGAGCGCTCCATGAGAGAGAGCGTCGTTCCTTCGGCGATTGCGCCGGTGGACTCTCCGACATCGGTCCCTCCCCAGACGATGAGATTTTGCGCTTTGAGAACTTCCACCATCTGCCAGTTGGTAAGCCCTGCCGGATCGAAAATCGGCAGAATATGTTTCCATGGAAGC
The sequence above is drawn from the bacterium genome and encodes:
- the dcd gene encoding dCTP deaminase — encoded protein: MFLSDTDIKKAVKEKHITLRPFDVGKLQPASYDITLAGKFIVTDSHTTTFIDPVNKVFPKTREVNIKDGDAFVLHPGVSLLGYSKEYFGSDHYLIEVNGKSSLARIGLLVHNSAALINPGHFLNVALELCNLNNVPIILRPGMSIAQLTFSPLSSQTEQNYRETGRYNGNNRVGYIPPRIISSRKKK
- the thyA gene encoding thymidylate synthase encodes the protein MLHPEQQYLNLLKDILENGVLKHDHNTGIGLVSVFGRQIRFDLSKGFPLLTTKKVPWNSILHELYWFMSGQTNIKYLVDNKVPIWNDYPYKIYKKKSDKGELPILSLEEFVDKIKTDDEFAKEHGELPHIYGEQWRAWTASDDGRKIDQLAWVINTLKNYPERKHAILSAWNPTYLYAMARPGEALSFPLCHILFHFNVAGNKLSCQLYQRSADMFLGVPFNIASYSALTMIVAKICGYEPGEFVHTFGDAHIYENHIEQVKEQITREPKPFPRLVINDEVKSLETFKPELVTLENYDSHPRLKGEMTVAGGFDEKDRTASKS